The Gordonia terrae genome contains the following window.
GTTCGCGGGGAGTGGGCAGACCCGTCGGAACCGAGCGTATTCCGGCCGGTCGGCCTGATTCGGTGCTGAGCATGGCGTCAGTCTCGGCCGCCGTCGCCGGGCGGGCCTGAGCAAAACTACTCGGCCGGGGTCAGCAATCCCCGTGCCGACCAACCGCTCCGGGACGCTCGGAGCCCGGCAGCGTCGACCGCGGCGGCCCGGTCCGTGCTGACCGGACCGCCGGCCCAGGACTCTACTTGCCGAAACCGGCCCGCTTGAGCGCGTCGGCCATCGCCCCGCTGGGCGCCGGCCGGCGATCGTTGCGGTTCCCGCCCCGGTTGCCCTGGCTCCCCCGGGCGCCCTGGCCCTGGGGGGCGCCGCGAGTACCGCCGCGCTGGTCGTTCCGGCGCGGCTGACCACCACGCGGACCATCGTCACGTCCCTGCCCACGGGGTGCGCGAGCAGGCTTGCCGTCGGAGCCCGGCTCATCGTCGAGCCGCAACGAGAGCCCGATGCGCTTGCGCTCCACATCCACGTCCATGACCTTCACCTTCACGATGTCACCGGACTTGACGACCTCGTGGGGATCGGAGACGAAGCGATGCGCCATCGCCGAGACATGGACGAGCCCGTCCTGGTGCACACCCACGTCGACGAACGCACCGAAGGCGGCCACATTGGTGACCTGACCCTCGAGGACCATGCCCGGCGTCAGGTCGGAGACCTTCTCGATGCCGGTGGCGAACGTCGCGGTCTTGAACTCGGGACGCGGGTCACGTCCTGGCTTGTCGAGTTCGGCGATGATGTCGACGACGGTCGGACGACCGAAGGTCTCGTCGACGAACTCCTCGGGACGCAGCTTGGTGAGGGTCGGGGTGTCACCGATCAGCGACCGGACATCCGTGCCCACCTTCTCGATGATGCGGGTGACGACCGGATACGCCTCGGGGTGCACGCTCGACGCATCCAGCGGGTTGTCGCCATCGGCGATGCGCAGGAAGCCTGCGCACTGTTCGAACGCCTTGGGTCCGAGCCGGGGCACCGCGGTGATCTGCTTGCGGTCCCGGAACGCACCATTGGTGTCACGATGCGCGACAATCGATTCCGCGAGTCCCGCGGTGATGCCGGACACCCGGGACAGCAGGGGCACCGAGGCCGTGTTCACGTCCACACCGACCGCGTTCACCGCGTCTTCGACGACCGCGCCGAGCGACCGCGCGAGCAGGGTCTCGGAGATGTCGTGCTGGTACTGGCCGACCCCGATGGACTTCGGGTCGATCTTCACGAGTTCCGCGAGCGGATCCTGCAGACGGCGGGCGATCGAGACCGCGCCGCGGATGGAGACGTCGAGGTCGGGCAGCTCCTTCGACGCGTAGGCCGATGCGGAGTACACCGAGGCACCCGCCTCGGACACGACGACGCTCGTCGGCGGCTTCTTGCCGGCCTCCTTGATCGCGGACAGGAGTTCACCGGCGAGCGCGTCGGTCTCCCGCGAGGCGGTGCCGTTGCCGATCGCGATGAGT
Protein-coding sequences here:
- a CDS encoding Tex family protein; protein product: MSPDSAPEPAPATPDSPAAAPQTVPAPDPAVVNSRIASAIAAELGVGVGQVRSAIELLDGGSTVPFVARYRKEATGGLDDAQLRTLDERLGYLRDLEARRQAVRESIAAQGKLDAALDARILEADTKARLEDIYLPYKPKRRTKAQIAREAGHEPVADALLSDPTTDPSTFTAEQLDGARAIAVERFAEDADLVGELRELMWQTGVLRTAVREGKESAGAKFADYFEFSEPFTSLPSHRVLAVLRGEREEILSVTLDADPEAAERPAGPGPYEQRIAARFGIADQGRPADRWLTDTVRWAWRTKLFVGLSLDVRMRLRQAAEADAVAVFATNLKDLLLAAPAGSRTTMGLDPGLRTGVKVAVVNATGRVVDHATIYPHEPRRDKSGALAVLGALVEKHGVELIAIGNGTASRETDALAGELLSAIKEAGKKPPTSVVVSEAGASVYSASAYASKELPDLDVSIRGAVSIARRLQDPLAELVKIDPKSIGVGQYQHDISETLLARSLGAVVEDAVNAVGVDVNTASVPLLSRVSGITAGLAESIVAHRDTNGAFRDRKQITAVPRLGPKAFEQCAGFLRIADGDNPLDASSVHPEAYPVVTRIIEKVGTDVRSLIGDTPTLTKLRPEEFVDETFGRPTVVDIIAELDKPGRDPRPEFKTATFATGIEKVSDLTPGMVLEGQVTNVAAFGAFVDVGVHQDGLVHVSAMAHRFVSDPHEVVKSGDIVKVKVMDVDVERKRIGLSLRLDDEPGSDGKPARAPRGQGRDDGPRGGQPRRNDQRGGTRGAPQGQGARGSQGNRGGNRNDRRPAPSGAMADALKRAGFGK